One Lucilia cuprina isolate Lc7/37 chromosome 4, ASM2204524v1, whole genome shotgun sequence DNA segment encodes these proteins:
- the LOC111686829 gene encoding short coiled-coil protein B: MSLIDKLQEQEPIPLADDDPQVIINDDDQRSNIPNGHSMDSLRSSFTNRSSTPDSHNSLDPEISPDEKEEKARLITQVLELQNTLDDLSQRVDSVKEENLKLRSENQVLGQYIENLMSASSVFQSTSPNSKKK, from the exons atgtcACTAATCGATAAATTACAAGAACAAGAACCGATACCATTGGCCGATGATGATCCACAAG taATCATTAACGATGATGATCAACGTTCCAACATTCCCAATGGCCATTCTATGGATTCTCTAAGGTCGTCCTTTACTAATCGCAGTTCTACCCCTGATTCACACAATTCTTTGGATCCGGAAATAAGCCCTGACGAAAAGGAGGAGAAGGCACGTTTAATCACCCAAGTCTTGGAGTTACAAAACACTCTAGATGATTTGTCACAACGCGTGGATTCGGTTAAAGAAGAGAATCTTAAATTACGTTCAGAAAATCAAGTTTTGGGACAATATATAGAGAATCTTATGTCAGCATCATCAGTATTCCAATCGACtagtccaaattcaaaaaagaAGTAG